A section of the Longimicrobium sp. genome encodes:
- a CDS encoding Uma2 family endonuclease yields the protein MNEHPDLDSSFLPHPKEQHMAPHPARRGWSYAEFARLPDDGNRYEVIDGELFVTPAPQPLHTLVGFKLATVLDAFVAHHDLGWVMPAPVDVLFGDGDYVQPDVVFVRRENGESITDRGIEVPPDLVVEVLSPGTALRDRGLKRERYAYFGVPQFWIVEPVRQQVEIYRLDEDPDRPAVVAHDSLEWQPVPGAPTLLIRISDFMRGFT from the coding sequence GTGAATGAGCATCCCGATTTAGACTCGTCGTTTCTGCCACACCCGAAGGAGCAGCACATGGCACCGCATCCCGCCCGGCGCGGGTGGAGCTACGCGGAATTCGCCAGGCTCCCCGACGACGGCAATCGCTACGAAGTCATCGACGGAGAGCTTTTCGTGACGCCCGCACCGCAGCCGCTGCACACGCTCGTAGGCTTCAAGCTCGCGACCGTTCTGGACGCGTTCGTCGCACATCATGACCTGGGCTGGGTGATGCCTGCTCCGGTTGACGTCCTGTTCGGGGATGGCGACTACGTCCAGCCGGACGTCGTGTTCGTTCGGCGCGAGAATGGGGAATCGATCACTGATCGCGGCATCGAGGTGCCACCGGACCTGGTGGTCGAGGTGCTCTCTCCGGGAACCGCGCTCAGGGATCGCGGTTTGAAGCGCGAGCGGTACGCATACTTTGGCGTTCCGCAGTTCTGGATCGTGGAGCCTGTCCGGCAGCAGGTGGAGATATACCGCCTGGACGAAGACCCGGATCGGCCCGCGGTGGTGGCCCACGATTCGCTCGAGTGGCAACCGGTGCCGGGCGCGCCCACGCTGCTGATCAGGATTTCCGATTTCATGCG